From the Takifugu flavidus isolate HTHZ2018 chromosome 12, ASM371156v2, whole genome shotgun sequence genome, one window contains:
- the urb1 gene encoding nucleolar pre-ribosomal-associated protein 1 has translation MGKKRISGDSGGSTPPEKIQKVMEFSGIAFKTMLKEPTSAMKGLEAFISAAKKLPSSDVYDVVEGYIKISMECTEIFKLLEGEKHLETELILIFESLEMILLRTASDLSHFSMVGNAVVKKTVSGYMKLLQSSLHSSNHRFVRQCLSFLTALVSQGPEAAREILSCIHINKSLSGLAKRKDKKGRPDVRMAFVQFVLSFLVSGDNATIGQVLEFKELLPEILCTGIKEDRMSIVNLILSTLKTRVVLNKAISKTQKINFFTPALLANVASLYKWNGLVDLITDDNMEEGSDHAGISAVRDLVHSFLTDLCSSRKHGISFHDASYGTAGRSGNIVLLKFLVGLKQATEDALVADLVVSVLKVCPDILARYFQETQYSYTPRCKSAWQENVQLLKKIYDAQPEISTIFQTAEVIPLQRLLSMILVVSLPPVCNKPFFTQGLNLANTAVQLTTLSMINFILKRAIKNIEYLLEKSEWHNSKGYTHDMTEELLQLYREALSKILPDITSVIAKWQSLSKKEKMNDEGKNIPTEGSVTQTDDKKENPAAETAEVILLKALILQVLCLYQKVVPHVVSQCKFDFSKLFKGIVSDKGMREEVPPVLQYQILQLALELPASKFSWFRIQDVADSESSGEKSVLYLLLKMFVSSGSSHLKTSTRSLILKVLKDSGVFEYTWTELEIWLNQLARVDPNQQETVIQFLERVLGKLVNSSYTYTDKVASLVQEAAYLQDNLSSQEGETASTPVSHIDDIINMLDVIMESAEGEMQEFGPSLSEELILQTFPFSVLVPAALEARNKLPGNKEVVFEYVSAVLCDVLHCQREPLPLCLALLQYDKELVSSQPSASPHPSIISLNEYYSKWLPRQCQEPLFKSSEGCSGELSSPSSFNALMKAAYSQGMSTLLEDAFRKKVEETLSSISMAEYPVAVKQILLYINSTLENVGTFPKEIGIRPVRTLMGILLDLVTSLKDHQESTNSVPTAEMPQEGSELFLEINQSSAEEANKEQILLSVLGSIFKHPCLKQWFLALELSALPPHTLKPVRLKHLCTQLNEDILALLKTSAPILHDLAQLDLVCSYMEAIEKSVLKEVMEKSSEGAKKESKPFQALLSLHCYLDSFKLNEVVSKLLLLPQQSLILPMSKATQAELSVYGHAAVQILTQSKANSSLDRSIFLSQAHLHGLGTLFLSCSSPTLEAFLLQTLSDEPGSAKLITTDVLLHCFQYPSHNTLAIGSLLLQNCSTHLLCFEMWCLEPSNMEKLLDNMETFLPLIVVYLQMASKEDPARPKDVQKQVLKALNEGLLLNLSKCVLGNMTENSRPQQTEALSSLIKLSANTDDIRKLINNLLSALQNVESFERWKLIDVITEKLADFPEEKETWRKSVITAAIKCLTASYSNYKDQATSPEQERTVSERLCQHFSSSEDIAASEWNSFVKNGLKYRFKDHHFLNTLRSLLEVIYTDSKDQKDLISLSTIHMMTSTHSLFLPTMLDSGEEPTSKAKEALVSLLLCLVRKCPAVCNNNHFVVLMGAYGVTLSTLDQKLLLLLQDYEKNNVSLLKFQAFLWGPAAVEHHKTRKRLGASLWKQVGSDDMLALLNPDRMLQTVTHFPQRRKMMTQEDKELLHTNSAVKDLGNLYDPCFLLPLFSAILRPECVIDCLKFVSCHAMGVTVMALSSYDPKVRAAAYHVLSCFYQHLEGSQFREKRQLLYLMDTMKNGIRQTNQRLPFVLTTYVAKVAQQMLKPEDHMYVVLNRFLLSHQSLDFRRVPEFFKLFYGFDLEHKMEREWILHVLEEGMSDGQCFDLCDKQGIFQILLGFSSSPLCDEHCQAQIMKVLLRAAHVTRAAHNLTKSCGLLTWIIQMAERNTVDQQLLSVIIDLLHALWFTILGQNEKQMTAAEKRQSSVKCLPLPLINDFLCVALTISRHLRLRVRPGQLCLFLQTLCSVLKYGRTAFSLNTEAGRFTLPPQPLSCSQVLSLLHCWASLAHDTVLLTQLHELSEKHKLNKLFGKDKIQAKSHLSKARSTRQSLAEDSEIEKQESSPLMECKSYLCSIFVHWEPLIPVSEPQLVNSPQGLAPSPLANDTAQLLSKWCLRCLVEEPYDENRTKEFLFWAKKIVLEDKEIMNSLLDDSGWRANLLRLHHHTDVYCHSSVPSRVETLQIFTDIMICLLEAKGNLPVLHHAVVSACLSKSKQDQSRYEAGLFLFSLYISEMWSGATSAQMFLSHVSLVARTKCKIKKTSQSAVTQIAIKAVCDDIITSTS, from the exons ATGGGTAAAAAGCGAATCAGCGGTGACTCTGGGGGGTCAACACCCCctgagaaaatacaaaaagtTATGGAATTTAGTGGAATTGCATTTAAAACCATGCTGAAGGAGCCCACTTCAGCCATGAAAG GACTGGAAGCGTTCATATCAGCTGCGAAGAAGCTTCCATCATCTGACGTGTACGATGTGGTTGAGGGTTACATTAAAATATCAATGGAGTGTACAGAAATATTCAAATTGCTagagggagaaaaacatttAGAGACAGAG TTGATTCTGATCTTTGAAAGCCTGGAGATGATACTTCTAAGGACAGCAAGTGACCTTTCCCACTTCAGCATGGTGGGAAATGCAGTTGTCAAGAAAACTGTATCCGGTTACATGAAACTTCTGCAGTCGTCTCTCCATTCAAGCAATCACAG GTTTGTTCGCCAGTGCCTCAGTTTCCTGACTGCTTTGGTGTCTCAGGGTCCAGAGGCCGCTAGAGAGATCCTGAGTTGCATTCACATCAATAAATCTCTATCAGGATTGGCAAAGAGAAAGGACAAGAAG GGAAGACCTGATGTACGCATGGCTTTTGTCCAGTTTGTGCTATCTTTTTTGGTGTCTGGAGATAATGCCACCATTGGACAAGTATTAGAATTCAAAG AACTCCTGCCGGAGATTTTATGCACGGGTATAAAGGAAGACAGGATGTCTATTGTAAATCTTATTTTGTCCACACTGAAAACCAGA GTTGTGCTAAATAAGGCCATAAGCAAAACCCAGAAAATAAATTTTTTCACACCGGCTCTATTGGCCAATGTAGCATCCTTGTATAAATGGAATGGCCTTGTGGATTTAATTACTGATGACAAC ATGGAGGAAGGCTCTGATCATGCTGGGATATCGGCTGTACGGGATCTTGTTCACAGTTTCCTAACTGACCTCTGTAGCTCTCGCAAACATGGTATCAGTTTCCATGACGCCAGCTATGGCACAGCTGGCAG GTCTGGCAACATTGTCTTGCTCAAGTTCCTGGTTGGGCTGAAGCAGGCCACCGAAGATGCATTAGTGGCAGACCTGGTGGTCAGTGTACTGAAGGTTTGCCCTGATATTCTGGCCAGATACTTCCAGGAAACTCAGTATTCGTACACACCCCGCTGCAAGAGTGCATGGCAGGAAAATGTCCAGTTACTCAAAAAA ATCTATGATGCCCAGCCAGAGATTTCCACCATTTTTCAAACTGCTGAGGTCATTCCTCTCCAACGTTTGCTTTCCATGATCCTGGTGGtgtctcttcctccagtctgcaACAAGCCCTTCTTCACTCAGGGGCTCAAT CTAGCTAACACCGCAGTGCAGCTCACAACCCTTTCCATGATAAACTTCATCTTGAAACGAGCTATAAAGAATATAGAGTACCTCTTGGAGAAATCTGAATGGCATAACTCAAAAGGATACACACATGACATGACAGAGGAACTTCTGCAGCTGTACAGGGAGGCCCTCAGCAAG ATTTTGCCTGATATAACAAGTGTAATTGCGAAGTGGCAGTCCCTTAGTAAGAAGGAAAAGATGAATGATGAAGGAAAAAATATACCAACCGAAGGAAGTGTCACACAGAcagatgacaaaaaagaaaatcctg CTGCGGAGACAGCAGAGGTTATCCTTTTGAAAGCTCTGATTCTCCAGGTCCTGTGTCTTTACCAGAAAGTGGTGCCACATGTGGTCAGCCAGTGCAAATTTGATTTCAGCAAACTCTtcaaag GTATCGTGTCAGACAAAGGAATGCGGGAAGAAGTTCCCCCAGTTTTACAGTATCAGATACTGCAGTTAGCATTAGAGCTCCCTGCAAGCAAGTTTTCATGGTTCCGGATACAG GATGTTGCAGATTCAGAGTCATCTGGGGAGAAATCTGTACTTTACCTGCTTCTGAAGATGTTTgtcagcagcggcagcagccatTTGAAAACATCCACACGCTCACTAATTCTAAAA GTGCTAAAGGACAGTGGGGTGTTTGAGTATACCTGGACAGAGCTGGAGATATGGCTCAATCAGTTGGCAAGAGTAGATCCAAACCAACAAGAAACAGTGATTCAGTTCTTGGAGAGG GTTTTGGGGAAGCTTGTGAACAGTTCTTACACGTACACAGATAAGGTTGCCAGCCTTGTGCAGGAGGCAGCTTACCTGCAAGATAACCTGAGTAGCCAAGAGGGCGAGACTGCCAGTACCCCAGTCTCACACATAGATG ACATCATAAACATGCTGGACGTCATTATGGAGAGTGCTGAAGGGGAGATGCAGGAATTTGGGCCGTCTCTGAGCGAAGAGCTGATTCTTCAAACCTTCCCTTTCAGTGTGCTTGTACCTGCTGCTCTGGAGGCCAGAAACAAACTGCCAGGCAACAAGG aagTGGTGTTTGAATATGTGTCAGCAGTTCTTTGTGATGTGCTGCACTGCCAGAGGgaacctcttcctctctgtttggcTCTGCTACAATATGACAAAGAGCTggtttcttcacagccttctgcttctcctcatccatccatcataagCCTTAATGAGTATTACTCTAAGTGGCTTCCACGGCAGTGCCAGGAGCCGCTG TTCAAGTCGTCTGAAGGCTGCTCAGGGGAATTATCATCACCCTCTTCATTCAATGCTCTGATGAAAGCTGCTTATAGCCAGGGAATGAGCACTTTACTCGAGGATGCTTTCAGAAAGAAAGTGGAAGAAACTCTATCCTCCATTTCGATGGCAGAGTATCCAGTAGCGGTGAAACAGATCTTACTCTACATAAATTCAACTCTGGAAAATGTTGGCACT TTTCCCAAAGAAATAGGTATTAGGCCTGTGAGGACCTTAATGGGGATACTCTTGGATCTGGTGACCAGTTTAAAAGATCACCAGGAGAGCACAAACTCTGTGCCAACAGCTGAGATGCCCCAGGAAGGTTCAGAGCTCTTCCTAGAAATCAACCAATCATCAGCAGAAGAAGCTAACAAAGAGCAG ATCCTTCTTTCTGTACTTGGCTCCATCTTCAAGCATCCATGTTTGAAGCAGTGGTTTCTGGCCCTGGAGTTGTCTGCTTTGCCCCCTCACACGCTGAAACCTGTCAGATTGAAACATCTATGCACCCAGTTGAATGAGGACATTCTGGCCTTGTTGAAGACCAGTGCTCCCATTCTCCATGATCTGGCTCAATTGGACCTTGTTTGTAGCTACATGGAGGCTATAGAAAAGTCAGTGCTTAAGGAAGTGATGGAAAAGTCATCCGAGGGGGCAAAGAAAGAGTCTAAACCTTTCCAAGCCCTCTTGTCTTTGCATTGTTACTTGGACTCTTTTAAGCTGAATGAAGTGGTTTCCAAATTGTTGCTCCTCCCCCAGCAGAGTTTAATCCTCCCCATGAGTAAGGCTACACAGGCTGAGCTGAGTGTTTACGGTCATGCAGCTGTGCAGATCCTCACACAGTCTAAAGCAAACTCGTCCCTGGACCGCAGTATCTTTCTCTCCCAGGCACACCTTCATGGTCTAGGGACCCTGTTCCTGTCCTGTTCCAGTCCCACACTGGAGGCCTTCTTATTACAGACTCTGTCTGATGAGCCAGGCAGTGCCAAGCTTATCACcacagatgttctgctgcaTTGTTTTCAGTATCCTTCCCACAACACTCTGGCAATCGGCTCTCTGTTACTACAGAACTGCTCCAcccatcttctttgttttgaGATGTGGTGTCTAGAACCTTCAAACATGGAGAAGCTTTTAGACAACATGGAAACTTTCCTTCCGCTCATCGTAGTCTACCTGCAGATGGCAAGTAAAGAGGATCCAGCCAGACCCAAAGATG tgcaaAAGCAGGTTTTAAAAGCCTTGAACGAAGGTTTGCTCTTGAATTTGTCCAAATGTGTTCTGGGAAACATGACTGAGAACTCAAGACCCCAACAGACTGAAGCATTATCTAGTCTGATCAAACTCTCTGCAAACACCGACGACATCAGGAAGCTGATTAATAATCTGCTGAGTGCTCTTCAAAATGTGGAGAGCTTTGAAAG GTGGAAATTAATTGATGTTATTACTGAGAAACTGGCTGATTttccagaagaaaaagaaacatggaGAAAGTCTGTGATTACTGCTGCCATCAAGTGTCTCACTGCCAGTTACAGCAACTATAAAGATCAAGCTACTTCCCCtgaacaggagaggactgtttCGGAAAGACTGTGTCAACACTTT TCGTCATCTGAAGACATCGCTGCATCTGAATGGAACAGTTTTGTCAAGAATGGGCTGAA ATACCGCTTCAAAGATCACCATTTCCTGAATACATTGAGAAGCCTGTTGGAAGTGATTTATACAGACAGCAAAGATCAAAAAGATCTGATCTCATTGTCAACCATTCATATGATGACCAGCACCCATTCTCTGTTTCTACCTACAATGTTGGACTCTGGTGAAGAGCCCACGAGTAAGGCTAAAG AGGCTTTGGTGTCTTTACTTCTCTGTTTGGTAAGGAAATGTCCAGCAGTATGCAACAACAATCATTTTGTTGTACTTATGGGAGCATACGGAGTAACACTGAGTACTTTAG ATCAAAAATTATTGCTCCTCCTTCAAGATTATGAAAAGAACAATGTCAGTCTGCTGAAATTTCA AGCCTTCTTGTGGGGCCCAGCAGCTGTGGAACATcacaaaaccaggaaaaggctgGGAGCTTCTCTTTGGAAGCAGGTCGGCTCAGATGATATGTTGGCCCTGCTCAATCCTGACAGGATGCTGCAGACCGTGACGCACTTTCCCCAGCGACGCAAAATGATGACCCAG GAAGATAAAGAGCTCCTCCACACTAACAGTGCCGTGAAGGATCTTGGGAATTTGTATGAtccctgttttcttttgccTCTCTTCAGTGCCATACTGAGACCAG AGTGTGTGATCGACTGCCTGAAGTTTGTATCCTGCCACGCTATGGGAGTGACAGTGATGGCTCTGAGTAGCTACGACCCAAAAGTGAGGGCGGCGGCCTATCATGTGCTGAGCTGCTTCTACCAACACTTGGAAGGTTCTCAGTTCAGGGAAAAGAGACAG CTGCTGTACCTGATGGATACAATGAAGAATGGAATTCGACAGACAAATCAAAGACTTCCATTTGTTTTGACCACTTATGTCGCCAAAGTAGCTCAACAGATGCTGAAACCTG AGGACCACATGTATGTGGTGTTAAACAGGTTCTTGCTGTCTCATCAGAGTTTGGACTTCAGAAGAGTCCCTGAGTTCTTCAAGCTTTTCTATGGCTTTGACCTGGAG cacaAAATGGAGCGTGAATGGATCCTACATGTGCTGGAGGAAGGGATGAGTGATGGGCAGTGCTTTGACCTGTGTGACAAACAGGGCATCTTTCAGATCCTGTTGGGCTTCAGTAGTAGCCCCTTGTGTGACGAACACTGCCAG GCCCAGATTATGAAGGTCTTATTGCGGGCTGCTCATGTCACCAGAGCAGCTCATAACCTGACGAAGAGCTGTGGGCTCCTAACATGGATCATACAAATGGCTGAAAGGAA TACTGtggaccagcagctgctcagtgtCATCATAGATCTGCTTCATGCGCTGTGGTTTACGATCCTCGGACAGAATGAGAAGCAGATGACGGCCGCAGAGAAACGCCAAAGCTCAGTGAAGTGTCTCCCACTACCTCTGATTaatgacttcctgtgtgtggCCTTGACCATCAGCAGACATCTCAG GTTGAGGGTGAGGCCTGGACAgctctgtctgtttctgcagaCACTTTGCTCTGTGTTGAAATATGGAAGGACAGCGTTCAGTCTCAACACAGAAGCTGGGCGCTTCACCTTACCCCCACAGCCTCTCTCCTGCTCACAAGTGCTTTCTCTTCTACATTGCTGGGCTTCCCTGGCCCACGACACGGTGCTACTTACCCAATTACACGAGCTGTCTGAAAAGCACAAACTGAATAAACTGTTTG GTAAGGATAAGATTCAAGCCAAATCCCACCTTTCCAAGGCCCGATCAACAAGACAGAgcttggcagaagattctgaaattgAGAAACAAGAATCGAGCCCCCTGATGGAGTGTAAATCATACCTCTGTAGCATCTTTGTTCATTGGGAGCCTCTGATTCCCGTCTCTGAGCCTCAGTTGGTCAACAGCCCACAGGGATTAGCTCCCAGTCCTTTAGCCAATGACACTGCACAACTGCTCTCCAAGTGGTGCCTTAGgtgcttggtggaggaaccatATGATGAAAATAGAACAAAAGAATTTTTATTTTGGGCCAAGAAAATCGTGCTGGAAGACAAGGAAATTATGAATTCCTTGTTAGATGATTCTGGCTGGAGAGCCAATCTTCTTCGACTCCATCACCACACCGACGTTTATTGCCATAGCAGCGTCCCATCAAGAGTGGAAACCTTGCAGATATTTACTGACATCATGATTTGCTTACTAGAGGCCAAAGGCAACCTTCCAGTGTTGCATCATGCAGTCGTGTCTGCCTGCCTTTCAAAATCCAAACAGGACCAATCCAGATACG AAGCAGGGCTGTTTCTGTTCTCACTTTACATCAGTGAGATGTGGAGTGGAGCCACATCAGCACAGATGTTTCTATCTCATGTTAGTTTGGTGGCCAGAaccaaatgtaaaataaagaaaacatcccAGTCAGCAGTGACTCAAATAGCCATCAAAGCCGtttgtgatgacatcatcaccagcacAAGTTAG